The following proteins are co-located in the Heteronotia binoei isolate CCM8104 ecotype False Entrance Well chromosome 21, APGP_CSIRO_Hbin_v1, whole genome shotgun sequence genome:
- the LOC132590246 gene encoding L-lactate dehydrogenase A chain, which translates to MPESDFFWQCYKMSLKEKLIENVHKEEQPHAHNKITVVGVGAVGMACAISILMKDLTDELALVDVIEDKLKGEMLDLQHGSLFLRTPKIVSGKDYAVTAHSKLVIITAGARQQEGESRLNLVQRNVNIFKFIIPNVVKYSPDCKLLVVSNPVDILTYVAWKISGFPKHRVIGSGCNLDSARFRHLMGERLNIHPLSCHGWIVGEHGDSSVPVWSGVNVAGVSLKALHPDLGTDGDKENWKEVHKQVVDSAYEVIKLKGYTSWAIGLSVADLAETIMKNLRRVHPISTMVKGMHGVKDDVFLSVPCVLGYTGITDVVKMTLKAEEEDKLRKSADTLWGIQKELQF; encoded by the exons ATGCCAGAATCTGATTTTTTTTGGCAGTGCTACAAAATGTCTCTCAAGGAAAAGCTGATTGAAAATGTTCACAAAGAGGAGCAGCCCCATGCCCATAACAAGATCACTGTGGTTGGTGTTGGTGCAGTTGGCATGGCTTGTGCCATAAGCATTTTGATGAAG GATTTGACTGATGAACTTGCCCTCGTTGATGTAATTGAGGACAAACTGAAGGGAGAGATGCTGGATCTTCAACATGGCAGCCTCTTCCTCAGGACACCAAAGATTGTCTCTGGCAAAG ACTATGCTGTAACTGCACACTCTAAACTGGTCATCATCACTGCTGGAGCTCGCCAACAAGAAGGAGAATCTCGCCTGAACCTGGTCCAGCGCAATGTGAACATCTTCAAATTTATCATTCCTAATGTTGTCAAGTATAGTCCTGACTGCAAGCTGCTTGTAGTTTCAAACCCAG TGGATATTCTGACCTATGTGGCATGGAAGATAAGTGGCTTTCCTAAGCACCGTGTTATTGGAAGTGGTTGCAATCTGGACTCTGCTCGCTTCCGCCACCTCATGGGTGAGAGGCTAAATATTCACCCTCTCAGCTGCCATGGCTGGATTGTTGGAGAGCACGGAGACTCCAGTG tgcCTGTCTGGAGTGGTGTGAATGTGGCTGGTGTTTCCCTGAAAGCTTTACATCCTGACCTGGGAACTGATGGAGACAAAGAAAACTGGAAAGAGGTCCACAAACAAGTGGTAGACAG CGCTTATGAGGTTATTAAGCTGAAGGGCTACACATCTTGGGCAATTGGTCTTTCTGTGGCAGATCTAGCTGAAACCATCATGAAGAATTTAAGAAGAGTGCACCCAATCTCTACAATGGTGAAG GGCATGCATGGAGTTAAAGATGACGTCTTCCTAAGTGTTCCTTGTGTCCTGGGTTACACAGGCATTACAGATGTGGTGAAAATGACTTTGAAGGCTGAGGAGGAAGATAAGCTGAGGAAGAGTGCAGATACACTCTGGGGAATTCAGAAGGAACTTCAATTTTAA